The genomic stretch TTCTTGCCAACTGAACACCACTAACTTCCCTTTTACTTCTCACATCCCATGCTGATACTGCCCTATCACTGCACACTCATAGTATGATACAGCATGATAAGGCCACATACCTGCTTTTTGAACTTGAAGTTGAATTCCCACATTGGTTCCTGTCTGTTCCCAACAATCTTTCTGCACCAGAAAAGTAAgcactgtaagaaaataaaaataaaataacgcccccccaaaaaaggaaaaaagacagaaaagaaaacatcaaaatacACTCCAAGATAATAAGTATAATCAGCAAAAACCTCCCTTGTTTGACAAATCTAAAGTTAGTCACAGTCCCAAAGCTGAGATTATAGAGTCGCACAGATAGAGACCCCCAACTCAACACTGATACAACATGAAAACAGACAACCCCAGGGCTGTTCAGACCAGAGAAGGGACCAACAAAGTCAACCTCAGAGACTACTGAGGTCAATCCCTATTGTTCtcatcttaaaagatggaaatatggTATGTAGAGTGCGGAGCTTCATTCTGATTTAGCAGGCCACTCTTCTATGTTAAAATACAAGGGCAGCCAGTAGCCACAAAGAAAGATGCTAGCAAGGCCGAAGGCAAGCAGAGAGGACCTGCCCTGTAACAGAAGCAAGTCACTCAGGACCTTCTGGGAGCAGACAGCCAGTGTGGAAACTACAGAGCTGAGCTGAATTCAGTCTACAGTCAGGCTACAGCTAGGTTAAGCACAAGAAGTGAAGTACCTCCCAGGGGATAAGGGGTGGGTCGTCCGCCGTGCCAGCTGTCCTGCCCTTCAGACATGCCCTGTACGTCCTGTTGTTCCATCAAAAATAATGGGCTTGACTTTAAGGGGCAAACACTTCTGCTGCCATCACAACGGCTCCAGTGTCCCACAAAAGCTATGCtactgaaaagagaaagagggggaaTCAAATAGGAAAAGCTGGAGTCCAGAATCCTGGGACAACTTCCTTTAGGTATGCTGGCAATTCCCTGAATGCCATGCGATTATCGGTAAGTGGCAAGGCCATGCCCAAAACACCTACTACTGCAGGTTCCACACCTGTTCAGAAGACCTCTAACAACAAAGCACAAAAGCAGCAGCCAGGTGGCCTGGGCTTACTAACTAGGTTAAGACCTTACTTTTCATTCCACCTGGGctttttacttttgaaaaattaatacGGAGTGGTAAGAATACGAAGACATGAGTATTTTAGAATTTAGACAGTAGCACTTGCATTGTGCACTGGAGCCGCTAGATGTGCCAAGCATGAGGAGTGTGCCCAATGCTGCTCTGCTCCCAGCAACTGATTCACACCTGGTATGGTTAACTTACGGGATGACCCCCACCCTCAGCCGAGTTATCTGATACTGTTAAATGTCCTTGGGGGGATGGAAACTGTATATGTGAAATGATACACTGCCCACTCACATTACAAGCAAAAGCAGCTGCTGGGTGAAACTCTACTCCCCCAGCATACTACTCCTGCACTAAATCCATcagttaacatattaaaatgagCTCAGCCAATTGCCTTGAACTCCTCAGTCTGCAACCCTGGAGAGAACCCTTCCATTTGAGTTTTTTCAGTAATCTTAAAATCAATACCAGCTTTGTAATTAATATTTATCAGATAGAATGTTCTCAACCTAGAGCTAAACTAGGGATGGAGAATCATTATACAACTGCCATTAGTATGATAACAAAAACACAAGAGAATAGGAAGTGTTATAGAACATAAGATTTTGAGtagaaaaagattaataaaaattacCTACAGACTCAAAAGATACAAGATTTAGACAATTGTATTGGTTGAATAAGAAGTGGGCTGAGACATAAACTTGCCTAAATAATCACATGTGCTATACTAGCCTAGCTTGGGAAAAGCAGTTTCACTAGAGGTTGTTTCTTTGGAGGTATAGGGAGGTCAGGGGAATGGACCAAAGGCCAATAGACCTCTTTACAAATCAGAAGAATGCCAGCAACTGGAATACAATATGTGCATATAAAATACCCTGGGGAAATCCTTAGCTACAAGAAATAGCCTAGAACACAGGAAGAATTTTAGAGCACTAAGGGTCTATGAGTGGGAATACCCTATAGTCTCTGAGACAACCCACCACAAAGCCTGGAAATACTGGCACTTGCACTTAGCAAATATTAAAGGAGTGGAATCTAGACCAGGATTCTTTAAGGTCAACAAAAAAGGAGAATCCCAGATGTCAAGGCCACATTTGCAAGAGAAAATGAGTTGTTTGTTATATCTTGGTAAAATGATttaaagcatcttttaaaaattacagtttACCTCAACCATTTGAGCTGTGCTCTTCCTAGCCCAAGTCATCAAAACCATCATCTCTAAAGTGGTCCAACGTACAAtgcatgaaaataaattaaaataaaaagaataaggaaTACACTAAGAGCAAAGGAAAGTTAGGGGAAAGATAAGCCAGCCCAGCACAGCGGGAACATCTTGGTGAAGTGAAACCTCTGAGCCTGAAATTTTACATTAGTCCCCATAGCCTACAGCCCTccccatcagggaaactggagaacaagccaCGATAACAGGCCTGCCATACAAACGTCCATCAGTCAAACCCCAACAATAATTCCCACTTACTTTGGAATTCTTTAATGTGCTGGGAGTGCTTTCTGGAATGGCTGGATTCTTGGAGATTCGAGCAGCAAATGGCTCATACATATGGTACAGAGATCGGATCACACAGGCCCGGAGACAGCGCAGCTTCTCCATAGACTCTGGTCGCAGGCGCAAAGGCAGAGAGGCATCCAGCGTGTAGTGTCTGAAATATGACACATTACTCCTACCAATGTGTGACCTGTCCCTCCTGCTCCATGTCACTCTCCTGGTACTCCTGGTCTCTATGAACTTCACTGCACTGTTCCATGAGCTAGCAGTCAGCTTGTTCCCAGAGCTCATACACATACAAATCACCATCTCCTTCACTTCTCAGCTACTTTTGCTGCTTCTTCACTGTGCAAAACCCAATTCACATATGCCTTATAATTCCGCATTTCTCCatccattttgaaattttaacccTCACTATTTCACTCCTCAGTCTCTGAATTGCAAATACCTGTACAACACACCTCAAGTGCTCAACAAGTATCTGTACTGGGGAAGTCACTAGGTTCTCTTGCCAGATGTTTCACCAAGTTGTCTACTCCCTGCTACATCCTTTTCCACTACATCCTTACTGACAGTTTCCAATTTTCACTACACTTTTGCACCCAACATCAAAAGCCAGCCCGTTCAATGATCATATAACTCACTCTCTCCTCATCACTCTATGTACATAGGGCAGCCTAAGTGCAAAAGCTTCAAGAAACTAGCAAATCTAAGAAACAACTAATCCaattggaaaaagaaacagataggcATCTGTAACTTTTGAAAATTCTGGTTAAGCTAAACCTCCCTCaggaaaaaagtcaaaagaaagttctcttggggatgtgaaacatcaCTTTTTGCTGAAAGTAGATACTGAGGAGGCAAGCATAGGGAAAACAATTACCTGGATGAATAACTAAtatcaaatttaaattaaaaagggGCTCAAGGAGTCCAAAGCTAGGCTCATGCCCAGGCATGGAGTAGAGAAAGTAAAAAGGGGTCACGGTCCAGGGAGTAGCTCCAAATCAAACAGCAATAAAATCAGCTACACAGATAACACAGTGAGCTCTCTGTGGTCGCACCTTCGGTACAACCTGGTCCAAAAGGCAGCAGTGCAAGTGACAGTCCAGGCATTCTTACAAATCAGGGAAAAATTCACAATGTCCTCAGGACGGATATAGGAAGCCAGCAATAGCCAAATATCCATGGGATACTCTTCTCCTTCAGCCCTGTCCAGGTCttctgaaacagaaaacagaactaTAAACTTTGATCTTCTATTATATGCATTCTTAAAGATCCCTAATCATTTCAGTTCTACCAGGGCATACATATTCAAGAAAAAGGTTTTAAATAGATCCAAGGAAGCCCCTCAAACTCACCATTTCATGCTTATTTGGGCTGCTGGAAACTCTGCCTCCCATTGCCCAAATAGGTAAATTGTGTTCTTAAAGTAAATGCCTGTATTTAACAACTATTTACAtactattttgaaattttcaaaagtacctttgtatatattatatcattCAACTGTAATAATTCTGCAcggaaaataaggaaaagattaTTGTGCCCATTACACTAATGAGAAAATAGAATTTTACCACCTAGTCAAGGTAAATAGAATCTGGTTTTCTGGCTCCAAATGCTAGCTTTGGTTTACAAACTCAACACTTGATTTCCCTTACAGTGCCCCACCCACCAAACATTTTCTTTAGCTCAGTGATTTATTGATTGACATTAGTATAGTATGAAGAAACCACTAAGTacaaactaaataaaaaactagatAAGTTACAATGTATCCTCATTACTCAGTAACTGTCTGTAAAcatgtttctttccttctagttccTCCTTGTTTCAGTGCCAGGTTGACCTATGATCCTGGCCACAGGCATTCAGTCACTCCTTGACAATATAtccctttttcctcctccttcagaATCTCATTACTGCTAATTCTCTTGACCCTCAGATCCACTAAATATCTCAGGTTCAGGGAAAAACTTGCACCCAATAATGATACCCGAATCTGGGCTCTGCTGATTCCCTTAATTCAGCTCTAGTCAAAAAATATCCTAAAACCAGCTTTCTTATTTCCTGGGCAAAAAGCCTCTAAACCACCTCCCTGTAGCTGTCCCTGCTTTTCCAGCTAACTGCTTCTTGTAGCTCTGTGACTCAATCAGGTTCTTTCATTAGGTTCTTTATAATGGAAACCGATACCTCTAAAACAACATCCCCTCTTCTGGTTCCTATCCCTCCTTGTAACACTCCAGTAACCATTCAAGGCTCAGTCTATACTGTTGGGCCTCGTCTTCTTCCACATTAAACCTTCTCTTTATGAAAGAGAAGGCAAAGGACTACCAGATTTTCCTCCACTAAGACCATATGGACTTTCACAAAGCAGAGTGCTActgaaatttttctgtctttggGGACAAAATTCAGTATTTACTGAAGACTTGTCAGtgttaaatatacacatattaaaATTAGTATGTATAAATTAAGAAATTTCAAAACGAGGGAAATGGAACCAGTGAAAGAAAAGTTCAAGGAGATAAACCTTGAAGGACATAAAAAATTTTGATAAGCATAGGTTAAGAGGACAAAACAttccaaatgaaaaaaacagCTGACATGAAGCCAAGgtgtttagaaaaacaaaacacagatgaGGGTAGTAAAGCGACAAATCTGACAAGATTTTGATATTAAAAAAGTATTAACTTTTTTAGATGCCATAATAGCAGTGTGTGTATGTCTAAGAGGATTTATCTCTTAGAGATAAgtactaaaatatttacagagatAATGATAGAGTATCTAGAAATTGTTTCAATTATTCactgtgtgagagtgtgtgtatgtgtgtgtgtgggtgtatttTGGGGATATTGGTGGGTGAGTAATGATTGAAACAAAAATGGCTGAGTTGTTAACTGCTGAAGCTGGGGAATAGCAACATGGGGGGAATTCACTAACTATTCTCTCTTCTTTGGTGTATGTTTCCCTAAAAAGAagctaaaacaaagaaataaaagaccagtCTGACTAGAACGGAGGAACTTAATGGGAGTTAAGTAGAGCTAGGAAGCAAAAGATGAATTATGGTTAAGCATCTATTGCCAGAaagtcatatatctgataagggactggaactctgaatatataaataattcttacaactcaataataaaaagacaaataacccaatttaaaaatgggcaaaaaacttgaatagatatctctccaaagaagatacatgaatgatcaataagcacatgaaaagatgttcaacatcattagccatcagggaaatgaaaatcgaAACCACAAAATTAGCACTTCATATCCACTAGGATAGctacaatgaaaaagtcagaaataataagtgctggcaaggatgtggtaaaactggaactctcatatgtTGCCGGGAGGAATGTAAACAGTACAGAtacttggaaaacaatttggcagttctgCAAAAAGTTACATAATAGTTATCAGGACCCAGTAATTTCACTCCCAGAAattctacccaagagaaatgaaaacatgtatccacacaaaaacttgcctGTGAATGTTCCATTATTCAgaatagctaaaaagtggaaacaatcctaatatccatcaactgataaatgtataaacaaaatgtagcatatcCATCTAACGGAATATTATTAGgcaatacaaaggaatgaagtactgattcatgccACAATATGGAGGAActgtgaaaacattatgttaaagaCACAGAAgaccatatattatatgattccactgatatgaaatgacCAGAATAGACCAatccatagacacagaaagtaaaCTAGTGATGTCTAGGGCAGGTGCAGGGGCGGGGGGGGGCGGGGATTCAAAgagaatgaagaatgaagttaatgggtatggggtttctttttgggatgataaaaatgttctaaacttagaTCATATTGATGACTGCGCAACTCTGTGACCatactaaaaccactgaattgtacacttcaaaggagtgaattttatctcaattaaatatttaaaaaaaaaaagtctaagttGTCCTGTGGAATGTGCCCCACAACTACCATCAAAGATAAATCTCTAATACAATGGCTATGGTGAGTAGGTATTTCCAGtgagaaattaaagaacaaagaagtgggggaaggtCAACATTAATTTTttgtactggaaaaaaaaaggtatcacTAACAAAAATGGGTATAATTGCAAAGGAAtacaatttcattaatttattatttcaatatatttcaacaaatacAAATATCTGTTATGTGATTCTCTAGTagaggagaaagttctggtaGCTCTGAGACCAAAAAGATATATACTTATCAGCTTCCCCCTAAACCTAGCTGATCATCAGAACCACTGGCAGAGCTTTAAGTACAGCAATTTTGGGCTCTACTCCAAAGGATTCTGATTCATTAAGATGGCACACAATCCAGAATCTAAATGAGTCTATTAGTTTAGAAACCATTagcttatttttctttgctttcattcGTGTAAGTTTTATTGCCAGTAAGATGTAAACGtcacatttttctatttcacGGTACTTATTATGCATAAagtaaatattaagtaaataagtGCACAGCACCTAAAAGCCCATGATAACATCAAACATTATCTAAAGTGAAACTGGTTACCATACAATCCACATATTTGAGATAACATTTTTTTATACAACTCTGCTTCCTGACACATTCAGAAATCCAacagcttcttgctttcatgttGTCATATAGGTTTTTATTGGATAATGACATGTTGTAAATGAATGACTACTATAGTCAAGTTTACAGCTCTAGAATCTACTGACtctttccaatttccttttctcataAAATTAGACAAAAGTAAAAAGCTCTGGTGTATTAAACCCCATCCCACTACCAAGATCCTAGATAAAGGCTGGGTTTTTTCCAAACTTTGGTTCCCCACTAGTATCACCTCTTGTACCTCCCGTTACTGAAAAGGTGCAATAGCTTCAGTTTATCCCCGCAAAAAGGACTAATACATCAAAAGGGAACAAGCCTTATACCTTCGtgtctcttgcttttcttttttctggagaCGGTTCTCTCATAGATGCTCTCCTCCTGGGCATCCATCTCATCACTACTGTTGATGATGTCACAGGGCTCACCAGCTCCAGAAAGAGCTTCCTCTGCAGGAACCTGGGAGGCTTCCAAGCCACAAAGAGATTTTACTAGAAGAAAATAAGGGGAGAATAAGACGGTACACAGTCTCATCCAGATCACAAACAGCTAGCCAGCTTATCAACAGCATAGGGAAAGGAAAGGCGGGGAGAGGCACTGTGTAAAAGCCTGCTGGAGAAACTTGAGAATCTATCAACAAATATAGACACAGAACgaaattttagcattttaaatacagaaaacGGGAAAGCAATAGACAAACTGACCCCAAAACTGCAGAAACTACTTCTTAAAAGTGCCAGCTTCAGACCTGAAGAAAAAGGGAGTATGCTATTCTTTCCCTATAAACCCTGcaggataaaaacaaaagatgaattCTATTCTCATTTACATAAATTCTGAGGAGCAATGTTTGAGATGGAGAGGAAATGGATGCCATCTATCTCTGGTCCTGGGTAGGCAACCGTGGGTGTCACAAAAACACAAGCCTCAGGGATTCAGGAATAAAAAGCTTGAAAGCAAGAGAAGCACTGGGAAAGAAAAAGTGCATTACAAGGTTATTACACAAGTAAGCAAACTGCACAGTAAGTGGAGAATGTATGTGATATACTGGAAAGAGAATAATACCCAACAAGACAGCAGCAGAAACTAAAGAAGAGCACACAAAGgtttgaggtttttgttttgttttgaatgcaaagaaaaataaaacatttctgctACAGAAAGTGCTAATCTTGGCTAATCCTtccaatgaataaatgagtaaacatTAAGGAAAGTAAATATGTTTATGGGAAGATGCCCAAAGGATTGCAAGAAAATCACTGGGTCAGAATTCCAGGAAAATAGGACACCTAGATCTCTTTTCAAGGCCTGAAAAAGCTCTCCAAAAGCCTACCTTCCTGCTGAACAGCATTGGCGACGGCTTTCTTAATCCGACCCGACTTCACCACGGCCGGATCCGAGTTGGCATAATCCGCCACGGTCACTGAAACATAACACCAATGCTCAAGAAGGAGGCCTTCTCTCTTCAGTCTCTTCCCCACCAAGACCTCTTCCTTACTTCGAGTTTAAGGCCCGAGACGCCCTCCCACCTTAAGCAGGCGAGCGCTCGCCCCGGCGCGGTCCAGCCCCCTCCCTGCCGCCAGCACCAAATCTTTCAGCGCCGGCGTCCCCTCGCCCACCTCGACCGGAGCAGGCGTCGTGGGCCCGGAACTTGAGTCGCTTCCCTCTCTTAGGCATGGCGACAGAGTCGGAGACAGGCCGATCTACCGGGCCGGAACCCCGGGCCATGTCTTGGGCCGCAAAGCCGGCCTCGGGCGAAGCGGGACAACTCCGCCCGGCTCTGCGGCCATCCCGCACCCGAGGCTGCCGCTCTCGCGAGGAATTAGGCCAGCGCTTCGAGGCTCTTGGGCAGCCGATGCCCCTCTTCGGAAACCAATCACAGCTTCCTCCAAGGATAACGTCATCATCCGACGCCCGCGGGCCACGCTGCGTCTGGGTTCCGTAACGGTAGAGGGCAGTTGTCTCGCGTGGTGTCGGTTTTCGTGATACTTCTCGTAAGACGATTGGTAGCTAAGTCAGACCCAGAACCCACATCCGCGTTGATTGGAACTGAGAGTTTACCTGCTAGTGTCCTCGATTTTTCCTGCTTCCGTCTCTGTCCACAGTTCGGGTCCACTTTAGTACGCATATGCTTGTACATTGTTATCTTCGTGCCCTGCTCCCTCTCTCTCACGCAGACAACATACACTGACGCTCGGAGCGCCTGCTAGTACTTAGACGTTGTGCTGGGCGCTAAGGATGAGCGGTGATCCCTTTTCCTGTCCTGAGGCTCTCACAGTTTTATGGGGGAGGCAGACTGGTAAACACACATATTCAAGATAATCTGATTAACTGCTTTAGAAAAAGGGGGGAATGTGtaccaacctaaattgggaggacTAAAAGGTTTTGCAAAGGAGGTGATGAGGAGAAGGAGCATGCTAGCTTGGAAAGTGAAAAGTTAGAACGGGGCCAAATAGTGAAATGACTTATATGTTGGACCTTAAACTGGAGCATGAAGGAGTTTTACATTTCAGATAGAAAAAAAAGGAGCCAGGGTGAGATGTGTTCCAGGTATGCTGATTCAGATAGGTTGAAAAAATAGGCAGAAGCCAATTTTTAGAaggctgaaaatgaaaacatgcagAGTGGACCTTGTACCATACACCTAAGGAACCACTGAATCTTCCTGAGGGACAGAGAAATCATTTTTTGAGAAagcaataaaggaagaaaaaacactgTAGACAGGAGACCAATTAGGAATCTGTTGCAACATATCTAAGGTTGTGGGAATGACAATAGAAATGGTagagtgaatatactaaaaacattgtgaagattaatttaaaaaaaacttggtGATTGGAAAGGAGGGGCAAAGAATGGAGAGGCGTGAAAAAAACATTCTGAAGTTTCCAGCCAGGAAAGTCAGATGGGGTAGCCATGTAGCCATGTGGAAATGGCTTGAAAGTTAGAAATGCCTGGTTGAAAGAAGAGTGATCTGGTCTGGCTATTGTTTAAGCTGTGAGAGTAAATGAAATTTCCAAAATAGATTTGatatattgaattattttttaattgagcacttactatgccATTTATTGTGGATACAAAGGACTGAACTGCTAGCCAAGCATTCCTACCCACATTTGGAGTGGGGGAAGTAGGGAAGACAAATCCCTGGAGACCAAAAAGCAGCAGCCTGTATTCATTACCTACTGCAGTATAACAAATTGTCACAAAACTTAGCAGCTAAAAAACAGCTTATTatttcatggtttctgtgggCTAGAAATCCAGGAGTGGCTTCACTGGGAGGTTCTGGTTCAAGGTCTTGCATGAGGCTGAAATCGTGTTAGCTGAAGCCATAGTCAAATCAAGGCTCAACTGGCAAACGAGCCGCTTCCAGTTCACTCATATGACAGTGAGAAAACCACAATTCCTCAATG from Choloepus didactylus isolate mChoDid1 chromosome 2, mChoDid1.pri, whole genome shotgun sequence encodes the following:
- the TMEM183A gene encoding transmembrane protein 183A isoform X3 gives rise to the protein MARGSGPVDRPVSDSVAMPKRGKRLKFRAHDACSGRVTVADYANSDPAVVKSGRIKKAVANAVQQEVKSLCGLEASQVPAEEALSGAGEPCDIINSSDEMDAQEESIYERTVSRKKKSKRHEEDLDRAEGEEYPMDIWLLLASYIRPEDIVNFSLICKNAWTVTCTAAFWTRLYRRHYTLDASLPLRLRPESMEKLRCLRACVIRSLYHMYEPFAARISKNPAIPESTPSTLKNSKKDCWEQTGTNVGIQLQVQKAVP
- the TMEM183A gene encoding transmembrane protein 183A isoform X1; protein product: MARGSGPVDRPVSDSVAMPKRGKRLKFRAHDACSGRVTVADYANSDPAVVKSGRIKKAVANAVQQEVKSLCGLEASQVPAEEALSGAGEPCDIINSSDEMDAQEESIYERTVSRKKKSKRHEEDLDRAEGEEYPMDIWLLLASYIRPEDIVNFSLICKNAWTVTCTAAFWTRLYRRHYTLDASLPLRLRPESMEKLRCLRACVIRSLYHMYEPFAARISKNPAIPESTPSTLKNSKCLLFWCRKIVGNRQEPMWEFNFKFKKQSPRLKSKCMGGLQPPVQYEDVHTNPDQDCCLLQVTTLNFIFIPIVMGMIFTLFTINVSTDMRHHRVRLVFQDSPIHSGRKLRSEQGVQVILDPVHSVRLFDWWHPQYPFSLRA
- the TMEM183A gene encoding transmembrane protein 183A isoform X2, yielding MARGSGPVDRPVSDSVAMPKRGKRLKFRAHDACSGRVTVADYANSDPAVVKSGRIKKAVANAVQQEVKSLCGLEASQVPAEEALSGAGEPCDIINSSDEMDAQEESIYERTVSRKKKSKRHEDLDRAEGEEYPMDIWLLLASYIRPEDIVNFSLICKNAWTVTCTAAFWTRLYRRHYTLDASLPLRLRPESMEKLRCLRACVIRSLYHMYEPFAARISKNPAIPESTPSTLKNSKCLLFWCRKIVGNRQEPMWEFNFKFKKQSPRLKSKCMGGLQPPVQYEDVHTNPDQDCCLLQVTTLNFIFIPIVMGMIFTLFTINVSTDMRHHRVRLVFQDSPIHSGRKLRSEQGVQVILDPVHSVRLFDWWHPQYPFSLRA